AGGGGTAGCCTGACTGTATACTCTGTGCATAACAAAGACAGCAGACTAGGGCTGAGTCAGTAATTCACATTACAGACTAAAGCTTTAATCAATCAAATGGAGAAATCAATAGTGTAGTGAACAATCCGGATGGCTAACGCTGTATAGGATTTAACAGTTCTGTTCTCACTTTttccatacttttttttttttttttttaatttgaaaactcattttctaGCAGGAACGGAAAGATTTCAGAGCGTGGAAGGGGCTGTTGGAGACTTCAGCTGACACTTGAGAAAGGCTCAAAAATGTTATTAGGCCAGGGAAACAGCAAACTGAGATTCTTCTAGATCACCTGGCAGCAAAACGACAAAAACTGAAGCCAGTCTTAGCACCTCTGGAATACAATGAGGTCatccagctctgtcccagctccctgccaggctgcctaCAGGCTGGGGAAGGCAACTGATCCACATTCCACACTCCACACTCCAGCAGATTTCTCAAACAGATAGTACATTTCTTTTACAGTGGCCATCCCCACTCCAGAGCAAACTCCTCAGGTGAGGAAGCATACAGGTCATCTTCTGTGCACAGTCACTCCACAAGGCACTATGTCCTGGAGAGAAGGGACAGCTGCTGTATGATTCAGACAAGGATGTCACCCTGTCCTCCAGCTTTGAGCTGCAGTCCCCTTGGTGTGATATACCTCTCCAAACAGAACTCCTCTCCCCTTCTCTCCTTCATCCCTCTCAAACCCAGCAAGCATAGAACGCTCTAGAGCATGTAACTCCCAAACCAgaacaagaaattatttatgcCCCACACACGGGACCTCTTGGACACTTTGGCTGAGATCCAGTTCAGCATAACACTTTAGGCCTTGCCCGAGTTGTGTTTTTGCAGCTCTGAAGCACCCAAGAACCCCAGGTGAGACAGGTGGATAGACCAGCTCCCCCATTAAATCCCATGACCTTTCTGGAATGGCCTTTAAGGCAGCGTTAAAAGGTGAGGTGagaaaaccacacacacaccttAATAATGTGACTGAGTTTATTCTGTGTTAGTGCCCAAGAACTCAGCCCAGGGTGGGACTCTGAATCCAAGTATACAAGGCACCAGTGATAACAGTGTCCACTTCCCCAGCAATTACTTTCTtcagaagggaaagggaagtgCAAGAGGGTCCCATTCCCTACCACAGGCACGTGTGTTGTGTGCTGCCTGGTTCCCTCCAGAAGCCTCCCTCTAGCAGaaattgtgctgctgctgtcagtgttGAGATCATCCCCTCCCCCTTAACACTCTGGAGAACAGCTCTGTGTGTACACCCTCCAGAAAGGATGGAGAGATACACCAGGCTGGTGCCATTCACTTTAGCGGCTGGTGGCCGTCAGCATTGTTCTAATGTTCCTCCATGCAGCCTCAGGCACTGCTTTACTCTTTTCCCTCCCATTTCTGGCATGAGGAATCTATTTACTTGCCCATTGCTGGGTTGCAAATTTTTCTGGTGTGGGATTTGGACACATaggccttttctttctttgtcatttCCTTTTCAGCGCACACATGGAATGGGAGGAGGCTTGGCTGACAGAGGCAGAATACTCCAGGATACTCCAGGACAGAGGCCAGCATACTGCCTGGGCTCACTCTCCTCCTCAGAGGACTCACTCACAGTTTTGCCACGGATATTCCTAAATCCCAACcataccaatttttttttcttcccctgctgAGGGCAACCACAGTAAAAAACATACACTGAGGTCCTAAGAAGAAAGGCAATTAGGTGCTAATAGCTGCAGCAACCCTGAGGTAAAGGACAAGGGCAGCCTCTGCCACTCCCACCCAGAGAAggccacacacacagagcaagggCATTAGGGCATTCTGTACTCCCCTGAGCTATCGCAGCTAGGATCGGCATATTCAGCAGACAATGGAATGAGCCATTCCTACTCTAGCTGGCTCTGCCTTGCCACAGAAATAGCTCATAGCTATTCCATTTTCCAAGCACCAGTGAATTTCAATATCCTTTAAACACCAGGAATTACCTCCCCCTCTTTCCAGTTGGAACTGGTGTTAGCACAGCTCTTCTTATGCTTCAAATAAgtcacagatttattttttttcttagcaaaatGACTTCAAATTTATTCACAAAGTCGCCCAATTTCACCTAGTACACGAACCGAACAAAAAGTAACCCTGCATTCAGGTGTGGCACTGTGTTGTGTGGTGAAGAAACACGGGAGACAAGATGACACCATGTCTCCATGGAAAAAGGATTTACTGCACACCAGAAATGCCAGAGCACTGATGCAGGAGTGCAAGCAGAGCTCTCCCAAGTCTCTCAAATTGCCCTGACAATGATGTGCCTGTTGCACtctgccccaaatccccttCTTTGACAGAGCCAAGTAGCAGCTCTGAAAGGGGGGGGCAAGGAGAGAAGGGCTATGCCAAGTGGAGAACATGACCTTCAGCAGAAGTTTTTAAGAGATTCTGTGGTACCCAGACACTTAGCTGGAGATCCCTGCAAAAATAAATGGGTAGAGTGTCTAGTCTGGCCTGGCACGCTGGCCAGTGCTCAGGAGGCTACAGAAAGGCTGAACTGGCCTGGGTTGATGGCTAGTCAGAATGCCATGTAAACAAGGTGCTTGCCCGCAATGACAGGGTCCCAAAGAGCAGCAGGCCAGATGTGGAGCAGTGTCCCAGCTGGTGGTCTGAACATTAGTTTCTCTGTTAATCCTGGTCACGGCCCATTTTGCCAGTCAGCCTCCGACGCTGAGTCTTGGTGGTTCGCCCTGTGCTGGACTTCTGGATTTTCTTACGTGGGCCTTGCCCACATTTGgatctctttctttttgtctttttctggcTGTGCGTGTGCAGCGCAGCAGTAAGAGAAGAGATTCTGTGCagggcagaaagagaaaagggttTGGGGACCAAAGTCTGCAGAAGGAAGGCGACACCACAACAATAGCTGGAGAACTCTGTGTGGCCCAGCAGGAATGGATGCCAGACACAGCAAGAGGGACTGTAAGCTATGCAGGAAACCCCCAAGTCTCCACGTGCAGTGACAACAAAAACTAATGTTGTGAGCATCGTGCTGCCCAGACCCCACAGAGTTAATGCAACTCTCCACCTCAAAGCGGTTGCAAAACCCGGCTACTGAAAAATGTGGAGAAGGCCTTAGCTTTCAGCTTTAGGAGCCTCTGACCTTCAACCCGAGAGACAAGCTCTGCAGGCTGCGGAATGCGCGGCGGTGAAGGAGCGGGGGAGCGGTGAGGACGGAgcccaccccctgccctgctcccgctgctcccgctgctcccgctgctcccGCGCGGCCCGCGCGGCCagcggggcggcgggagcggggcggggcgggccgcgCTCCGCcagcgccccctgccggccccGGCCCGTACAGCACCGCGCTCCGCcagcgccccctgccggccccggcccgcacAGCACCGCGCCCCGCcagcgccccctgccggccccggcccgcacAGCACCGCGCGGCGCGTCCCGGAACCCAACCCTGCCATCAGCTTCCAGAGCCGAACAGAAGGCCCGAAGGGATCTCTACATACTTTTCAGACAGGAAAGGGTTTCTGGACTTCTTGGGCATTGTTCTCACGGGCTTGTTCACCAcctcttcccctttctcttcttcagaTCCATCAGTTTTTCCCttaacaagaaaacatttttgtgattCTGGTCTTTCCACTGCCTTCTTGGCTTCATCCTGTTTTGTGAACTAACTAGTCACAGATGAAGATTTCTTAATTCTCCATGCCCCTCGCTGTCCAAGTGTCAAGGTTTCCTATTGCAGTCCCACAGAAAGGCACAACCAGAGACATCCTACAGTAATCCACCCCAAGATCCAAAAACTTCAGCATGATCTTAATGGCCATGCAACTGAAGTTTTAACTTGAATGAaccaaaatgaagttttaaCTTGAATGAACTTGGCTTTTGCTTAAATTACTACCAAGATGTCTCTGAGTGGACTTTCACATTAGATTACCTTACAAATGTAAGCACAACCAACACCTAAGAGTGTCTATGAAACAAATACAAGCTCTTAGTTACAatgtattttaagaataaaagtAACCACAACTCGAACTGAACGGTTTCCTTATTTGTGGTCCAAGCACGGGATTATGGAGAGAAAAATGCCTCCTCATGCTAACAGTAGTATTTCTGAACGGGACACAGGAAAGAGGTCAAGGATAGACCATTTGTCAAAGTCTGAAATCTTGCTGCTTCTCTTGTATCAGCTTTTAAAGTATTACACTGTTGCAATCCAGTCCAGTAACACTTTTCATTTAACCAGGGTCAGCTGGGACTAGCAAAGGGTTCCAGAGAGCCGTGCAGTGAGCTATTAGTACAGAATATTTCCTTCACTTTAGAGGCTCAGTTTAAATTGTGGAAGAATAGAAAAGTTATGAGTTTCCCTTTTcatccctgttcccagccaGCTGCAAGGCCTTGGACATACTCAGGGACCACCAGCCCTACCTCACCAGTCCCAGGAGTGTGTACAGGTGATACAGAAAGGAAGCAAGAGGCTTTACCACGGGGCTGGTCAGTCCCAGCTGGCGTGCACCCGAGAGGTCCAGGTCGCTGATGGTGGTCACTGTCACAATGTGGTTTGGGTGGTCGATGTTCACAGACTCTGTCCGCGACGTCACCAAGTGCTCCAGCTCATCAGCCTCCTCTGGGAACACACGAAATCCTACACTGCAAAGCGCCCAACTATTCACGGCATAAACTCACTTGTTCCTGATGCACCATGCTGGGCAGGGGTGACATCGGCCTTGGCATGCAGGGATAAAGGGCAGAGGGGCTTGGCACTGCAAGACTGAAGGGCAAGCTCCTTCTCCCCCCTGAGGGAACCTGGTGACACCTTGGAGAtgtcctcctgctccttcctttctgtACAACCCCCATGATTGCCGGGACAGAGGGCTGCAGGGTCACCGCTCAGATTTCTGCCCCAGATTTTCTGTCTGGGGAACACGACAGGACCGAGCAGCTGTTGTTATGGGACAGCGTGCGAGCATCCCTGCCCCAACTCTCAACCCCCACtcaaggctgccagagcacGGTCGcccacctccctccccaccGAGTGCCCAGCACGTACCGAGCGCCTCCTCCCTCTCGCTCAGCATCTTCAGATACTCCTGGTGCCGCTGAGGAACAGAAACAAGTCATGCGGCGCCCCTGCccgcccctcctgcccccctcACTGCCCGCCCCTGGCGAGGGCGCACACGAGACCTTTCCTCAcctcctcttttattttcctctcttcttccttcagCTTCCGTTTGATCTCCTCCAGCGCCGCCTTCCTCCGCTCCACCTTCCGCTTGTGGAAGCCGGTCAGGTACTCCCTGCCGCCGCCAACACAGAACCGCCCGGCTCTCAGCGACCGGGGGACGCCTTCCCTGCCCGCCTCCCGCCCTGGGGCCCGCCCGGCCTCACCTCCGCCGCTCCTCGTCGAAAGTCACCACCAGCCGCCCCTCGCGGCCGCCCGGACGCTTCTTGCTCTTCTTGCGGCCCATGGTGGCCCCACGttgctgccgccgccgcccgccccttCCGCCGGAACGCCGGCAGCTGTGTccgccgcgcccggcccgggcgggACAGGGCAGCCCGCGCCAGGGGCCTGGCATGCGCCTGTTCCCGGCCCTGGAGACTGGCCTGCGGCGGACGGGCTTTGCTTCAGGCGTGGGAGCCTCCGGCTACGCTCCTCTTAAGCTTCCTCCCAGCAAAAGATTCTGTGGCGCTGCCTTGCGCGGAGAACATGGCAGTGTAGCACCCGACCTCACCGTGTAGCCCTAGACTCCTTCTGACACTCCAGCGTGTTTTGTGTCTGCATCTCTTTAATAAATGTCACTCTTCCTAATAGTTACCATCTGCAGTTCTTCAACTGAGCATTCTTCAACAGAGCTCTGAGTTTATTTCAAGCTATTGTCATTTCTTGGTGTTAGCAGAGTATGTGCTGCTCCTCTTATCTGGGGAAGGCAGTTGTGGACATGGATCTTGGCTCTGATGCTGTGTCCAAGTTGCAGCATCTGGCTGGACAGCCATGGTTTCTGTAGTGGTGGAGAGAGGTAGTGGCATGAGTTGGTGGGGGCGTCAAGACTGCCATGTTCTGATGGCTTAGAGTGACATTGGCTGAGCTCCTGAACCTTTATTGCTCCCCTGTTCTCACCTTTAAAATGGGTGTAATGCCTGTGTGGTGGCCAGCTGACTTCAGTGGAAGCTTCTGAAGTGTTGCGGGGGCAGCCAAagccagctcccccagcccacagAGCATGACGAGTCCTGACAGTAGTCCTGTCACAGCCTGGCAGTCACTTGCCCACAGCCAGCTTTCCTTTATCAGCTTGCTTGCTGCTTTCGCTCTTTTCCTGGTCTGTCCTTTCACCagcagaaatgtggaaaaaccAGTTCTGTGGTTAGTTGCTGCACTTCCCTCCACGCCCATGGGGCaggtctcctcctcctcagtccTCACACACAGTCTGAGTGCACTTCAGCCTCCAGCCTCTTTGCCTGTGCCGGGCCGGCCCAGGTGCACTGACAGGCCTCTGTACCCTTTCCATTTATCTTAACCTTAGGCTTCTCTTGCcttcctgttttccctctggCTGCCAGAGCTTGTCTCTCTGGtggctccttctctcctggaTAGCGCAGTGGGTTGGCCTGCAGGTGCATAAggtgcaggcagctgccctcctggccctgtgctgctctgcctggagggATACCATTCCAAGGTGATGGCTGGAGGGAACGAGCGGAGCATGAGGGCCCTGAAGGAAGTgtggaaaagagcagagaacTCTTTGTGTGCGGACTGCGGGAAGCCAGGTGAGTCCCCGAAGGATGCTGCAGGAAGAGTTggaagcagggagctggggctgatcTCTAGCAGCCACTTAGTGTTAGCTATCTGGACTGCACAGGAGCCTGGGGTGGAGAGAAAGGGGAGGCATCGCTCTGGGTATTCATTTCCTCTCTCTTGAGGTGGGTTGgcaaggaaggagggagaagatgCTGCCATAGCACTGGTGGGAAGGACAGGGAGTGCCAGATTAGCCGGGGCTCCATAGTGCAGCACCGTGGGTTGTAGTCACATCAGATTGCAAATGCAAATCAAGGTCATGCCCAGTCAGGACCTG
The Motacilla alba alba isolate MOTALB_02 chromosome 1A, Motacilla_alba_V1.0_pri, whole genome shotgun sequence genome window above contains:
- the NOL12 gene encoding nucleolar protein 12, yielding MGRKKSKKRPGGREGRLVVTFDEERRREYLTGFHKRKVERRKAALEEIKRKLKEEERKIKEERHQEYLKMLSEREEALEEADELEHLVTSRTESVNIDHPNHIVTVTTISDLDLSGARQLGLTSPVGKTDGSEEEKGEEVVNKPVRTMPKKSRNPFLSEKISSLTAALHTHSQKKTKRKRSKCGQGPRKKIQKSSTGRTTKTQRRRLTGKMGRDQD